GAGTGCACGATCAAATGCCGCAAATCGTCTCTGGACTGGGGATGGAAGCGATGGTCTATACTCGCAAAAATCCAACAGGCAAGAGCCTCTATTGGACCACTGCTCCGGACGGATCAAAGATTCTAACCCTGTGCCCAGGCAGCTATACAGATGCCAGCAGCATCTTCTCTACAAAGACACCACTTACCTCGCCACAGCTTGGAGAACTGGAAAGCTTCTTCGCGAATAAGGATTCCATCACGCCTGCTGGCGCGCCCATCATGGTGCTCGGAGGAAGCGAGGACTACTCCACAGCACCGGCGGTAAAACAGTATCCCACCGAATTTCTCCACGACTGGTCCGCAGCAGAACCAGGGCGTCAAATTCGGTTTACAACCTTGAGCCGATACATCGACATAATCAAACCCGAGATTGCATCCGGCCATGTTTCCCTTCCAACCGTACAAGCTGGAACAGCCTATGATTTCGATGCTTTCTGGATCGATAATCAAAAGGTAAAAACCTGGTATCGTCGCGATGAACAGGCACTTCAGGCATCCGAAGCATTGGCCACCATCGCGAGCCTCACAACGAAATATGAGTATCCATCGCAATATTTGTACGATGCATGGATTCTCATGAGCCTCAACATGGATCGGAATACATTGTGGGGATCGGCAGGCGGAATGGTCTTCGTCGATCAGAAATCGTGGGACGCACAGGATCGATTCGAATGGGTAGAAAAGACCACCGATACAGTGCTTGCATCCGCAGCATCCAGCGTCGTGAGCTCAGGCAATGAAGTAGCTCTCTTCAATCCACTGAACTGGAAGCGAAACGATCCGATTGCACTAACTCTGCCGCAGGGCAAAAGCCTCGAAGGCATCGCTTGCGAAAAGCTTGAGGATGGCTCCGTGCTCTGCCACGTCGAGATGCCATCGATGAGCCTCGGTAGCTGGAAGCTCTCCGATAAAGCTCCAGAATCCGCCGCACCAACGGAAGCATCCACAACCATCGAGACCAGGTATTACCTCATCAAAATGGACCCGGCCACCGGCGATATTGCCAGCCTGAAGATGAAAACATCCGGTCGCGAATTGCTATCCGGCCCTGCGAACAAAGTCATCGCCGAGCGTCCCAGGCAAAAGCCGGATGACGCTGGCGACCACATGCCGCCTATTCCTGAGCGAGAGAGAATCGCCACCAGCGCCGATAGCCACTCGACAATTCAAGTGTCCAAAGGCCCCATCACCACCACGATTCGCGTCAGCGGAACATTCTATGGCGGAGGCGCATTGCACCGCACCATACGCCTTTATAACAACCACCCGCGTATTGATTTCGAGACAGAACTGAACGATATTCCTAACTACACTGTCGTCTTTGCCGAGTTCCCCTGGGCTGAAGATATTCGCGACGTTCGAAGAGGAATTCCATACGGCTTTTCTCACGGCGCATGGGCTACCCCCAACCCTGAGCTGCATGGATGGACCAAAGGCATCGTACCTGCAGTGAGATGGATCGATTACTCCTTGATCGGCGGCGGAGGCATCGCACTTCTCGATCGCGGACTCAGCGGACGCGAGTTGAACAATCGTTCAGCGGCAGTCTATCTGATCAATGCAGAAGACAAGTACTGGGGCTATGAAAACTCCTGGCTCAGCGGCAAGGGCCGTCATGCAATGCCCTTTGCGTTGCTGCCTCATAGCGAGGAGTGGGATCAGGCCTCCATCGCTCGCGCCGCATGGGAGTACAACCGCGAGCCTGTCCTCGTCGCAGATCGAACAGCAATGCCATCGAAGTCATTTCTTACAACATCGGAAAATGTAATTGTCGAGGCCATGCGCCGAGAGGGCAATCACATCGAGATAAGGCTCGTGGAGTGCATCGGCAAATCAGGACAAGCCGAACTGGCACTGCTGCTCCCACACAGCAAACTCACATTCACCGACCTCACAGGAAAGCCCATATCC
This DNA window, taken from Acidicapsa ligni, encodes the following:
- a CDS encoding glycoside hydrolase family 38 N-terminal domain-containing protein, which translates into the protein MSNLKRYTSWNRRQFVAGLTSAAAIIAGSKTTLLAASAKRVVFIVPNFHPASCGWLTTFSKERIYCANSYLSHLDRVRDDANYEFVLSEINNIIAIMNFQPQRIPELKQRVAEKRVELVNGFFLESTINLSGGEALVRLGVIGQRWYQKMFGLTPRYAWNIDTCGVHDQMPQIVSGLGMEAMVYTRKNPTGKSLYWTTAPDGSKILTLCPGSYTDASSIFSTKTPLTSPQLGELESFFANKDSITPAGAPIMVLGGSEDYSTAPAVKQYPTEFLHDWSAAEPGRQIRFTTLSRYIDIIKPEIASGHVSLPTVQAGTAYDFDAFWIDNQKVKTWYRRDEQALQASEALATIASLTTKYEYPSQYLYDAWILMSLNMDRNTLWGSAGGMVFVDQKSWDAQDRFEWVEKTTDTVLASAASSVVSSGNEVALFNPLNWKRNDPIALTLPQGKSLEGIACEKLEDGSVLCHVEMPSMSLGSWKLSDKAPESAAPTEASTTIETRYYLIKMDPATGDIASLKMKTSGRELLSGPANKVIAERPRQKPDDAGDHMPPIPERERIATSADSHSTIQVSKGPITTTIRVSGTFYGGGALHRTIRLYNNHPRIDFETELNDIPNYTVVFAEFPWAEDIRDVRRGIPYGFSHGAWATPNPELHGWTKGIVPAVRWIDYSLIGGGGIALLDRGLSGRELNNRSAAVYLINAEDKYWGYENSWLSGKGRHAMPFALLPHSEEWDQASIARAAWEYNREPVLVADRTAMPSKSFLTTSENVIVEAMRREGNHIEIRLVECIGKSGQAELALLLPHSKLTFTDLTGKPISTHAKGAHYNFPVRPQQIVTLHFETASAVAEPEQVTKWDQFVPEHKLPALHAYDPSLIGHPPFGS